In Rubrobacter radiotolerans DSM 5868, a genomic segment contains:
- a CDS encoding CHAD domain-containing protein, which produces MVEQGTDVREVEWQFDALDLRPVARWLDCAAGSENGGSNDRLAGFSVVRQDNRRLEDLYLDTENWSVFRAGYALRVRRKGDGFEATCKRLDAVSADGPTVRREVSEPLSDADPGLLGTSDGPVGRFVAALSGGEPLKTLFRVETDRTTYRITASAPPDAGDGPSSPSPDTELVAELALDRTGIPVEGEREPVRLRRVELEVKSGSPEVFEPFVERLAGEFRLSPASASKFEAGVIGLDLDPPGPPDLGSDEVSSDMSAGELAFAVLRKQFRLFLLHEPGTRLGEDPEELHDMRVASRRMRAAMKVFEGVLPLRAARFREELKWIAASLGEVRDLDVQLEGLEDLVPKGSGASPGGEKQLAELSGVLLARREAARRRMLRTLDSGRYGRFVESFSEFLRRGPSGRSVGAGRPALVAGPELVWRYRHKVFKKGDGISPGSPAEDYHELRKRGKRLRYTLEFLSDLYGKPAREAIAVLKSFQDVLGEHQDLEVAAAQLRELAPGSGSVKGPDGPVSPRTFFFMGTIAARCEARAEEVRAAFPEVYARMRRAKGKKSPWAKLDREMERLRAAAERQASEREA; this is translated from the coding sequence GTGGTCGAGCAAGGGACGGACGTTCGGGAGGTCGAGTGGCAGTTCGATGCTCTGGACCTCAGGCCGGTGGCCCGGTGGCTCGACTGCGCCGCGGGTTCCGAAAACGGCGGCTCGAATGACCGACTCGCGGGCTTCTCCGTCGTCCGGCAGGACAACAGGCGGCTGGAGGATCTCTACCTGGACACGGAGAACTGGAGCGTCTTCCGGGCGGGATACGCGCTCCGCGTCCGGCGCAAGGGGGACGGGTTCGAGGCTACTTGCAAGCGCCTCGACGCAGTCTCTGCGGACGGGCCGACCGTCCGGCGCGAGGTCTCGGAGCCGCTCTCTGACGCGGACCCCGGCCTGCTCGGCACCTCTGACGGGCCCGTCGGGAGGTTCGTCGCCGCACTTTCGGGCGGGGAGCCGCTGAAGACGCTCTTTCGGGTAGAGACCGACCGGACAACTTACCGGATAACGGCGTCGGCCCCTCCCGACGCCGGGGACGGGCCATCCTCCCCGTCCCCGGACACAGAGTTGGTCGCAGAGCTCGCCCTCGACCGGACCGGGATACCCGTAGAGGGCGAGCGGGAGCCCGTGAGGCTGAGGCGAGTCGAGCTCGAAGTCAAGAGCGGCTCCCCCGAGGTCTTCGAGCCGTTCGTCGAGCGGCTTGCGGGGGAGTTCAGGCTCTCCCCGGCCTCGGCGTCGAAGTTCGAGGCGGGGGTGATCGGCCTCGACCTCGACCCGCCCGGGCCGCCGGACCTCGGCTCTGACGAGGTCAGCTCCGACATGAGCGCCGGAGAGCTGGCGTTCGCGGTGCTGCGAAAACAGTTTCGTCTGTTCCTTTTGCACGAGCCCGGCACGCGTCTGGGCGAGGACCCGGAGGAGCTTCACGACATGCGCGTCGCGAGCCGCAGGATGCGCGCGGCGATGAAGGTCTTCGAGGGGGTCCTGCCGCTGCGCGCGGCGCGTTTCCGGGAGGAGCTCAAGTGGATCGCGGCCTCCCTCGGTGAAGTCCGGGACCTCGACGTGCAGCTCGAAGGGCTCGAAGACCTTGTCCCGAAGGGCTCCGGGGCCTCCCCCGGGGGCGAGAAGCAGCTAGCCGAACTCTCGGGGGTGCTCCTCGCGCGGCGCGAGGCCGCCCGCCGGCGGATGCTTCGTACCCTCGACTCCGGGCGCTACGGCCGCTTCGTCGAGTCGTTTTCGGAGTTTCTGCGGCGCGGACCGTCGGGGCGGTCGGTCGGGGCGGGTCGTCCCGCGCTCGTGGCCGGACCGGAGCTTGTCTGGCGCTACCGGCACAAGGTCTTCAAGAAGGGGGACGGGATCTCCCCGGGATCGCCCGCTGAGGACTACCACGAGCTGAGGAAGCGCGGCAAGCGGCTGCGCTACACGCTGGAGTTCCTCTCCGACCTCTACGGCAAGCCCGCGCGCGAGGCGATAGCGGTTCTCAAGTCGTTTCAGGACGTGCTCGGGGAGCACCAGGACCTTGAGGTCGCCGCCGCGCAGCTCCGAGAGCTTGCCCCCGGGTCGGGCTCCGTGAAGGGACCGGACGGTCCCGTCTCCCCAAGGACGTTCTTCTTTATGGGGACGATCGCCGCCCGCTGCGAGGCTCGCGCCGAGGAGGTCCGGGCGGCCTTCCCCGAAGTCTACGCCCGGATGCGGCGGGCGAAGGGAAAGAAGAGCCCGTGGGCGAAGCTCGACCGGGAGATGGAGCGGCTACGCGCGGCGGCCGAAAGACAAGCTTCGGAGCGGGAGGCGTAA
- a CDS encoding SixA phosphatase family protein, which produces MDLYLVRHAIACNRDPDAWPDDSKRPLSRRGVSRFREVAREISRLVQPPGRVLSSPFTRAWSTAEILRDVAGWPEPESFPALEPEVPPQKTVRALADLAQEETVALVGHRPNLHELAAYLLTGEAEGLEIKIKKGGALYVRFADGPEPGAGELRWHLTPKIMLHRETFDHSSDPSA; this is translated from the coding sequence GTGGATTTGTACCTCGTTCGGCATGCGATCGCCTGCAACCGCGACCCGGACGCCTGGCCGGACGACTCGAAGAGGCCGCTGAGCAGGCGGGGCGTCAGCCGGTTCAGGGAGGTTGCGAGGGAGATCTCCCGCCTCGTTCAGCCACCGGGAAGGGTCCTTAGCAGCCCGTTCACGCGGGCCTGGAGCACGGCGGAGATCCTGCGCGACGTCGCCGGCTGGCCGGAGCCGGAGTCCTTTCCGGCGCTGGAGCCAGAGGTCCCGCCGCAGAAGACGGTGCGCGCCCTTGCGGACCTTGCGCAGGAAGAGACCGTCGCGCTCGTCGGGCACCGGCCGAACCTTCACGAGCTCGCCGCCTACCTTCTGACCGGCGAGGCGGAGGGACTTGAGATAAAGATAAAGAAGGGCGGCGCGCTCTACGTCCGGTTCGCAGACGGTCCCGAGCCCGGCGCGGGAGAGCTTCGCTGGCACCTGACGCCAAAGATCATGCTCCACCGCGAGACGTTCGATCACTCTTCGGATCCTTCCGCGTAG
- a CDS encoding 2'-5' RNA ligase family protein translates to MDSFERAWREFKQERRLEFGGHTDPDWRGEHDLSAAFILPVDTEVFSERLGPLREALSRFSFVSLHPDHFMHVSLVIVGFVEPSGREAEGTVTQGSLKKISSKAKEALADFSPFEVHLQGLGAFPAAAYVEAHENGEIDALRRVLRECCGLEPFEREGPPHLTLAYFKAENGTAAPPELISTVERYRDWYVGSFTAREVQLSLLDLTQEYARFEPVARIPLATRKDPKSDRTSRGGA, encoded by the coding sequence ATGGACAGCTTCGAGCGAGCCTGGCGCGAGTTCAAGCAGGAGAGACGGCTGGAGTTCGGCGGGCACACCGACCCGGACTGGCGCGGCGAGCACGACCTCTCGGCGGCCTTTATCCTCCCGGTGGATACGGAAGTCTTCTCGGAGCGCCTGGGCCCCTTGCGCGAAGCCCTCTCGCGATTTTCGTTCGTCTCGCTCCATCCGGACCACTTCATGCACGTCTCGCTCGTGATCGTCGGCTTCGTCGAGCCGTCCGGCCGGGAGGCGGAGGGGACTGTTACGCAGGGCTCTCTGAAGAAGATCTCCAGCAAGGCAAAAGAGGCGCTTGCGGACTTCAGCCCCTTCGAGGTGCACCTTCAGGGGCTCGGGGCGTTCCCGGCCGCAGCCTACGTCGAGGCCCACGAGAACGGGGAGATAGACGCCCTGCGAAGAGTTCTCCGGGAGTGCTGCGGCCTTGAGCCCTTCGAGCGCGAAGGACCTCCGCACCTGACGCTCGCCTACTTCAAGGCCGAGAACGGCACCGCAGCGCCGCCGGAGCTGATCTCGACCGTCGAGCGCTACCGGGACTGGTACGTCGGCTCCTTCACGGCGCGCGAGGTCCAGCTCTCGCTGCTCGACCTCACGCAAGAGTACGCGCGCTTCGAGCCCGTAGCCCGGATACCGCTCGCTACGCGGAAGGATCCGAAGAGTGATCGAACGTCTCGCGGTGGAGCATGA
- a CDS encoding sortase, which yields MFRKPKILRQRNHSAAFLVLGSLAVAGLLLFALTRFEPDADPVGGISTPEVAGAPEPTTERAPEAETAAPAETTDAASEGLEQTTREDEPPEEAAATQESTGTEEAADAQVVPPGSPELYLTVPKMGLYGDYVASGSDEATLMNGAGRVPYSGLPWQPGSNTYIASHVLGYEGTGSYLHFAALPSMTYGDEILLTDANGNEYRYSVYEVLQVSIYDTWVIEPVGESVVSLQTCINPPAYDVRLVVRGRLVETVPA from the coding sequence GTGTTCAGGAAGCCGAAGATCCTCCGTCAGCGCAACCATTCCGCAGCGTTTCTCGTGCTGGGCAGCCTCGCCGTCGCCGGTTTGCTGCTCTTTGCGCTGACCCGCTTCGAGCCGGACGCAGACCCGGTCGGCGGCATCTCCACCCCCGAGGTCGCCGGAGCCCCCGAGCCGACAACGGAGAGAGCCCCCGAAGCCGAGACTGCCGCGCCCGCCGAAACCACAGACGCCGCCAGCGAAGGGCTGGAACAGACCACCCGGGAAGATGAGCCACCCGAAGAAGCCGCCGCCACACAGGAGAGCACCGGGACCGAAGAGGCCGCAGACGCGCAGGTCGTGCCGCCCGGCAGCCCGGAGCTCTACCTGACCGTCCCGAAGATGGGACTCTACGGCGACTACGTTGCGAGCGGCTCGGACGAGGCGACGCTCATGAACGGGGCCGGACGCGTCCCGTACAGCGGGCTACCGTGGCAGCCCGGCTCGAACACATACATCGCTTCGCACGTTCTCGGCTACGAAGGGACCGGCAGCTACCTGCACTTCGCCGCGCTCCCGAGCATGACGTACGGGGACGAGATCCTCCTCACCGACGCAAACGGCAACGAGTACCGCTACAGCGTGTACGAGGTCCTTCAGGTCTCGATCTACGACACCTGGGTTATAGAGCCGGTCGGGGAGAGCGTGGTCTCGCTCCAGACCTGCATAAACCCCCCGGCCTACGACGTCCGGCTCGTTGTCCGGGGCAGGCTCGTGGAGACGGTCCCGGCCTGA
- a CDS encoding response regulator transcription factor, with product MREESPATLRVLVVEDEDSIANLLRVALTYEGYEVVVESDGRRGFRRASEEEFSLVILDLMLPGLDGMEICKRLRAQENEVPVIMLTARAEVTDRVAGLRVGADDYVTKPFDFGELIARMEAVMRRKGGLAQDAVIQAGDLRIDVEAHTATRGDEQIELTKTEFALLELFMRNPNRVFDRETLLNRIWGYDYPGKTNIVDVHVSHLRKKLERPASGREVEAPRRIHTVYGRGYAFRPEEKEEHA from the coding sequence ATGAGAGAAGAGAGCCCTGCCACCCTGCGTGTGCTGGTGGTAGAGGACGAGGATTCGATAGCGAACCTTCTAAGGGTCGCCCTCACGTACGAGGGCTACGAGGTCGTGGTCGAGTCGGACGGCAGGCGAGGTTTCAGGCGAGCCAGCGAGGAGGAGTTCTCCCTCGTTATCCTGGACCTGATGCTCCCCGGGCTCGACGGGATGGAGATCTGCAAGCGCCTCAGGGCCCAGGAGAACGAGGTGCCCGTGATCATGCTCACCGCCCGCGCCGAAGTTACGGACCGCGTCGCCGGGCTCAGGGTCGGAGCGGACGATTACGTGACCAAGCCCTTCGACTTCGGGGAGTTGATCGCGCGCATGGAGGCGGTGATGCGGCGCAAGGGCGGGCTTGCCCAGGACGCCGTGATACAGGCCGGAGACCTCAGAATAGACGTCGAGGCCCATACAGCCACCAGAGGCGACGAGCAGATAGAGCTGACAAAGACGGAGTTCGCGCTCCTTGAGCTGTTCATGAGAAACCCGAACCGCGTCTTTGACCGCGAGACCCTTCTAAACCGCATCTGGGGCTACGACTACCCGGGAAAGACAAACATCGTGGACGTCCACGTGAGCCACCTGAGAAAGAAGCTCGAACGCCCGGCCTCCGGTCGGGAGGTCGAGGCCCCGAGGCGCATTCACACCGTCTACGGCAGGGGCTACGCCTTCCGGCCCGAGGAGAAGGAAGAGCACGCCTGA
- a CDS encoding ArsR/SmtB family transcription factor, whose translation MKGSTESTGGILDLVVGRNSEDLCLLAKFFNGFANSTRLSILILLAERGEAKVGELVEELDAPQPRVSDHLRCLAWCGYVRARREGRNAYYSIADERVLDMLELGEEIMRGKAEQTH comes from the coding sequence ATGAAGGGTAGCACGGAGAGTACGGGAGGCATCCTGGATCTCGTAGTCGGGCGTAACAGCGAGGACCTTTGCCTGCTCGCGAAGTTCTTCAACGGGTTTGCGAACTCCACGAGGCTTTCTATTCTGATCCTCCTTGCCGAGCGCGGCGAGGCGAAGGTCGGGGAGCTTGTCGAGGAGCTAGACGCGCCGCAGCCGAGGGTTTCGGATCACCTCCGGTGCCTGGCCTGGTGCGGGTACGTCAGGGCCCGTCGTGAGGGCCGCAACGCCTATTACTCCATCGCCGACGAGCGCGTGCTCGACATGCTGGAGCTTGGCGAGGAGATCATGCGCGGCAAGGCCGAGCAGACCCACTGA
- a CDS encoding IS5 family transposase (programmed frameshift), translating into MVRRGEITDRAWQEIEPLLPGYGRSGGQWRDHRTVVNGILWKLRTGSPWRDLPERYGPWQTCFDRFNRWRRDGTWDRLLAHAQTKSDAVGEIEWEVSVDDTVIRAHQHAAGARSRPSAADVKRGSLSPEDEALGRSRGGFSTKLHVACDGKGRPLSVVVTPGQRNGSTQLGWLLEGVRVPRPEGSPGRPRKRPEHLIGDRGYSFEGCRRLLRRRGISHTIPERKDQKERRAGRPGRRPGFDRETYRRRNVVERCMNRLKQWRAIATRYEKRAANYRAMVIIASLMMWLPS; encoded by the exons ATGGTACGGCGAGGAGAGATCACCGACCGGGCTTGGCAGGAGATAGAGCCGCTCCTGCCCGGGTACGGCCGGAGCGGGGGGCAATGGCGCGACCATCGCACCGTGGTGAACGGCATCTTGTGGAAGCTGAGGACCGGATCGCCCTGGCGCGACCTGCCCGAGAGGTACGGACCCTGGCAGACCTGCTTCGACCGCTTCAACCGCTGGCGGCGCGACGGCACCTGGGATCGCTTGTTGGCCCATGCCCAGACCAAGAGCGACGCGGTCGGGGAGATCGAGTGGGAGGTGAGCGTGGACGACACGGTGATCCGGGCCCACCAGCACGCCGCGGGCGCCAGGAGCCGACCGAGCGCGGCGGACGTAAAAAGGGGCTCTT TGAGCCCCGAAGACGAGGCCTTGGGACGCAGCCGGGGCGGTTTCTCGACGAAGCTGCACGTGGCTTGCGACGGCAAGGGGCGTCCGCTCTCGGTGGTCGTGACCCCCGGCCAGCGCAACGGCAGCACGCAACTCGGGTGGCTCTTGGAAGGGGTGCGGGTGCCGCGTCCGGAGGGCTCGCCGGGCAGGCCGCGCAAGCGCCCCGAACACCTCATCGGCGACCGGGGCTACAGTTTCGAGGGTTGCCGCCGGTTGCTGCGCAGGCGGGGCATCTCCCACACCATCCCCGAGCGCAAGGACCAGAAGGAGCGGCGCGCCGGGCGTCCGGGGCGCCGACCGGGTTTCGACCGAGAGACCTACCGGCGGCGCAACGTGGTGGAGAGGTGCATGAACAGGCTCAAGCAGTGGCGGGCGATAGCAACGAGGTACGAGAAGCGGGCGGCCAACTACCGGGCGATGGTGATCATAGCCTCGCTGATGATGTGGCTGCCTTCATGA
- a CDS encoding aldehyde dehydrogenase family protein, with protein MSLSETGNVSGRVQAKREISSTVAGRPTPGAPGGRKLSTNPADTRDVVAEVALGDVETFVSACRAAREAQSAWARVPAPVRSQVIKRAGRVVEANKEALARLLTREVGKPYAESLGEVQEIVDTCDFFTSEGRRLYGQTVPSEMPDKQLFTFRVPVGVAAIITAGNFPVAVPSWYLVPALVCGNAVVFKPADYAPALGDALASLLRAGGLPDGVLNVVHAGGEQTFSGLEAALEAGLVDKVGFTGSTAVGREIGALCGRHLQSPCLELGGKNPLVVTERARVDLAVEGALFSGFGTAGQRCTSLGTAIVHESVHDEFLEKLTCAVEVAPIGDPTEDVLYGPMLDRKFARSFEGFLEDLIEPHHSVSGSTATGRITPENPREGFVGEAERGLFYHPTIVSGLRQEDPLYSTETFGPLVGVMRYGSFDEAVDLANGHGYGLSAAIYTEDPAEAFRFRERVSAGMVSVNNSTSGAEAHLPFGGNARSGNGSRQSGVWVLDQFTRWQSVNWDYAGKLQKAQMDVSDLPADGDFRLRC; from the coding sequence ATGAGCCTGAGCGAGACGGGAAACGTATCCGGCAGAGTCCAAGCGAAGCGCGAGATCTCTTCCACGGTCGCGGGCCGCCCGACGCCCGGCGCTCCGGGCGGCCGCAAGCTCTCTACGAACCCGGCGGACACCCGGGACGTCGTCGCGGAGGTCGCGCTCGGGGACGTGGAGACGTTCGTCTCTGCCTGCCGGGCGGCGCGGGAGGCGCAGAGTGCGTGGGCCCGGGTCCCGGCTCCGGTCCGCTCGCAGGTGATCAAGCGCGCCGGACGCGTCGTCGAGGCAAACAAGGAGGCGCTTGCCCGGCTGCTCACCCGGGAGGTCGGCAAGCCCTACGCCGAGTCGCTCGGGGAGGTGCAGGAGATCGTCGACACCTGCGACTTCTTTACTTCGGAAGGCCGCCGTCTCTACGGCCAGACCGTCCCCTCGGAGATGCCAGACAAGCAGCTCTTCACCTTCCGGGTCCCCGTCGGGGTCGCGGCGATAATCACCGCCGGGAACTTTCCCGTCGCCGTCCCGTCGTGGTACCTCGTTCCGGCGCTCGTCTGCGGGAACGCGGTCGTCTTCAAGCCCGCCGACTACGCCCCGGCGCTCGGGGACGCGCTCGCAAGCCTTCTCCGGGCCGGTGGTCTTCCGGACGGGGTCCTGAACGTCGTTCACGCCGGCGGCGAGCAGACGTTCTCGGGCCTCGAAGCCGCGCTTGAGGCGGGGCTTGTGGACAAGGTCGGGTTCACCGGCTCGACGGCGGTCGGGAGGGAGATCGGGGCCCTCTGCGGCAGGCATCTCCAGTCGCCGTGTCTGGAGCTCGGCGGCAAGAACCCTCTCGTCGTCACGGAGCGAGCCCGGGTGGACCTCGCGGTCGAGGGGGCTCTCTTCTCGGGCTTCGGGACGGCGGGGCAGCGCTGCACCTCGCTCGGGACGGCCATCGTCCACGAGTCCGTTCACGACGAGTTTCTTGAAAAGCTCACCTGCGCCGTCGAGGTGGCCCCGATCGGCGACCCGACCGAAGACGTGCTCTACGGTCCGATGCTCGACCGGAAGTTCGCACGATCCTTCGAGGGATTTCTTGAGGACCTGATCGAACCCCACCACTCCGTCTCGGGCTCGACGGCGACGGGGCGCATAACCCCCGAAAACCCGCGCGAGGGCTTTGTCGGCGAGGCGGAGCGGGGCCTCTTCTACCACCCGACAATCGTCTCGGGACTCCGGCAGGAGGACCCCCTCTACTCGACCGAGACCTTCGGACCGCTCGTTGGCGTTATGCGCTACGGAAGCTTCGACGAGGCCGTAGACCTTGCCAACGGGCACGGCTACGGGCTCTCGGCGGCGATCTACACCGAGGACCCGGCCGAAGCCTTCCGCTTCCGCGAGCGGGTCTCGGCCGGAATGGTCTCGGTAAACAACTCGACCTCCGGCGCCGAGGCGCACCTCCCCTTCGGCGGGAACGCAAGGAGCGGTAACGGCAGCCGCCAGTCCGGCGTCTGGGTGCTCGACCAGTTCACCCGCTGGCAGTCGGTGAACTGGGACTACGCCGGAAAGCTCCAGAAGGCCCAGATGGACGTCTCGGACCTCCCGGCCGACGGAGACTTCCGCCTCCGGTGCTAG
- a CDS encoding sodium-dependent transporter, whose translation MEEQARPRDQWAGKLGFILAAIGSAIGLGNIWRYPYIAYENGGGAFLVPYFIALVTAGIPVLILEYALGHKYRSAAPFSFRSLSRRWEWLGWWQIGISFFIVTYYMVIIGWVLSYFYYSFGTQWGDDPDAFFFGTFLDLSPEFWQIGGIQWRVLLATAIAWAVTYWLLRRGVSRGIELASRILIPALAVMIVIFVVRGLTLPGAVNGLNVLLTPNFGELLNPSVWVAAYGQIFFSLSVAFSIMITYASYLPRRSDLTNSGFIVALSNTGFEFLAALGVFSVLGFFALQQNAGVDEVVTSGIGLAFVAFPQIINELPGLNSFFGVLFFGALLFAGLTSAVSILECGIAGVREKFGLARTAAVNWVCGLAALVSILYATKGGLYYLDVVDRWMNNYGLVLTGLVEIVFVVFVVRRLRSLQQHLNERSYIRAGGWWIISLTAITPVLLGIVTVFNLIGELSEPYGGYPISGLLIFGWGLAILVIILGFVFQGITSREDPPREDVPGQVSGEERA comes from the coding sequence ATGGAAGAGCAGGCGCGCCCGAGGGATCAGTGGGCCGGAAAACTTGGTTTCATCCTCGCGGCCATCGGCTCGGCCATCGGGCTCGGGAATATCTGGAGATATCCGTACATCGCCTACGAGAACGGCGGCGGGGCGTTCCTCGTGCCGTACTTTATTGCGCTGGTTACCGCCGGTATCCCGGTGCTTATTCTTGAGTACGCCCTCGGGCACAAGTACCGGAGCGCCGCGCCGTTCTCCTTCAGGAGCCTCTCCAGACGCTGGGAGTGGCTCGGGTGGTGGCAGATCGGCATCTCGTTCTTTATCGTTACGTACTACATGGTGATCATCGGCTGGGTCCTCAGCTACTTCTACTACTCGTTCGGGACTCAGTGGGGGGACGACCCGGACGCCTTCTTCTTCGGGACCTTTCTCGACCTGAGCCCGGAGTTCTGGCAGATCGGGGGCATCCAGTGGCGGGTGCTCCTTGCAACCGCGATAGCGTGGGCCGTTACGTACTGGCTTCTCCGGCGGGGGGTCAGCCGCGGAATAGAGCTTGCGAGCCGCATCCTTATCCCGGCGCTTGCGGTGATGATCGTTATCTTCGTTGTACGGGGGCTCACGCTCCCGGGCGCGGTGAACGGGCTGAACGTCCTTCTCACCCCGAACTTCGGGGAGCTTTTGAACCCGAGCGTGTGGGTTGCGGCCTACGGGCAGATCTTCTTCTCCCTGAGCGTTGCGTTCTCGATCATGATCACGTACGCAAGCTACCTGCCGCGCCGCTCGGACCTTACGAACAGCGGCTTTATCGTTGCGCTCTCGAACACGGGCTTTGAGTTTCTCGCCGCGCTCGGGGTCTTCAGCGTGCTCGGGTTCTTCGCTCTGCAGCAGAACGCCGGGGTCGACGAGGTCGTTACCTCCGGTATCGGGCTCGCCTTTGTGGCCTTCCCGCAGATAATCAACGAGCTTCCGGGCCTCAACTCGTTCTTCGGGGTGCTCTTCTTCGGGGCGCTCCTCTTTGCCGGACTGACCTCTGCGGTCTCGATCCTTGAGTGCGGCATCGCGGGCGTCCGGGAGAAGTTCGGGCTCGCTCGCACGGCGGCGGTCAACTGGGTCTGCGGGCTCGCCGCGCTCGTGAGCATCCTCTACGCGACGAAGGGCGGCCTCTACTACCTCGACGTGGTCGACCGCTGGATGAACAACTACGGGCTCGTCCTTACCGGGCTCGTCGAGATCGTCTTTGTCGTGTTCGTGGTGCGCAGGCTCCGCTCGCTCCAGCAGCACCTCAACGAGCGTTCGTACATTCGGGCCGGCGGCTGGTGGATTATCTCTCTCACCGCCATAACGCCCGTCCTTCTCGGAATCGTTACGGTCTTCAACCTTATCGGGGAGCTCTCCGAGCCCTACGGGGGCTACCCCATAAGCGGTCTGCTCATCTTTGGCTGGGGCCTCGCTATACTCGTGATCATCCTTGGCTTCGTCTTCCAGGGCATAACCAGCCGGGAGGACCCGCCGCGCGAGGATGTCCCGGGCCAGGTAAGCGGAGAGGAGAGAGCATGA
- a CDS encoding MetS family NSS transporter small subunit has translation MNIGAVIMLLIGAVGLWGGLIVAIRHYFAAVNRERSSGNEGATGGG, from the coding sequence ATGAACATCGGGGCCGTAATAATGCTCCTTATAGGCGCAGTCGGGCTCTGGGGAGGGCTCATCGTCGCGATCCGGCACTACTTCGCCGCCGTCAACCGGGAGCGTAGCTCCGGGAACGAGGGGGCGACCGGCGGGGGCTGA
- a CDS encoding GntR family transcriptional regulator: MVVGGLRDAILSGVLVGGQPLRQDEIAEQFGVSRMPVREALRQLEGEGMVSFYPHRGAVVSELSQEEVLEIIEIRVALETMALRKAFPLLGEEELRLAEDVLRSIDEEENLVSRWGELNWRFHATLFSPADRPRLLSIVKAQHTAFERYIRVHLVLSDYENPQREHYELLDTCRRKDLDGALQLLSTHIQNTGKTLLSHLR; this comes from the coding sequence ATGGTAGTCGGCGGTCTGCGGGACGCGATCCTGAGCGGCGTGCTTGTCGGGGGACAGCCCCTACGGCAGGACGAGATCGCAGAACAATTCGGCGTGAGCCGGATGCCCGTCCGCGAGGCGCTCCGCCAGCTGGAGGGCGAGGGGATGGTCTCTTTCTACCCGCACCGGGGCGCCGTGGTCTCGGAGCTCTCTCAGGAAGAGGTTCTGGAGATCATCGAAATACGCGTCGCGCTCGAAACCATGGCCCTCCGCAAAGCATTCCCACTGCTCGGCGAGGAGGAGTTGCGGCTCGCCGAGGACGTGCTCCGCTCGATAGACGAAGAAGAGAACCTCGTCTCCCGCTGGGGAGAGCTCAACTGGAGGTTTCACGCAACGCTCTTCTCTCCCGCCGACCGTCCCCGGCTACTCTCCATAGTAAAGGCTCAGCACACGGCCTTCGAACGCTACATCCGCGTTCACCTCGTCCTCTCCGACTACGAGAACCCTCAGCGCGAACACTACGAACTGCTCGACACCTGCCGCCGAAAGGACCTCGACGGCGCTCTCCAACTCCTCTCAACCCACATCCAGAACACCGGAAAGACGCTTCTGAGCCATCTGCGCTAG